One window of Nocardioides dongkuii genomic DNA carries:
- a CDS encoding YciI family protein: MPHYLIYFNQQWVGDHDETWFESRAEPSRAVVREMQDQGVLVYAGGLVEELEEAAAADATSGELVVTDGPFAETKEWLGGLTIVDVPDDESARRWAGRVAEGCGWPQEVRRFKSGSLQALVPGR; this comes from the coding sequence ATGCCTCACTACCTCATCTACTTCAACCAGCAGTGGGTCGGCGACCACGACGAGACGTGGTTCGAGAGCCGGGCGGAGCCGTCCCGGGCGGTCGTGCGGGAGATGCAGGACCAAGGCGTCCTGGTCTACGCCGGGGGACTGGTCGAGGAGCTCGAGGAGGCGGCGGCCGCGGACGCCACGAGTGGCGAGCTGGTCGTCACCGACGGGCCGTTCGCGGAGACCAAGGAGTGGCTCGGCGGGCTGACCATCGTCGACGTGCCCGACGACGAGTCCGCGCGCCGGTGGGCGGGACGGGTGGCCGAGGGGTGCGGCTGGCCGCAGGAGGTACGCCGGTTCAAGTCCGGCTCTCTGCAGGCGCTCGTGCCCGGGCGATGA
- a CDS encoding sensor histidine kinase, with translation MLLVAASTTDDPAVVAPAPGGTAWWLTAPGLLAQAAALLAAGHRPRAALVGVAVPVPLLALAGAADATSIGSLAIVTAVYAAASSRPVRSLVPALAVVAACMTLAGVLVAADVGLSRAGALGFSLLQALLTIGAAVVVGSWVGALRESVRARAAQAEAIAREQDALVEAAVARERADMARELHDIAAHHLTGIAVLAGAVERQIDTDPAGAKQAVHQVRSQSTAVLRDLRSLVGLLRVREPDADARPETVAGIRHLVAEVTATGRDVELTVLGEEPDLGRDVGPLAQLAAYRAVQEALANAGRHAPGAPCRVTVDARADDAVVVTVRNAPAPAVPPASGGSGFGLLGMRERAQLTGATLDAGPTEDGGWQVTLRVPRERETS, from the coding sequence GTGCTCCTCGTCGCGGCGTCCACGACGGACGACCCGGCGGTGGTCGCCCCGGCGCCGGGTGGGACCGCCTGGTGGCTCACCGCGCCCGGCCTCCTCGCGCAGGCGGCTGCGCTGCTGGCCGCAGGTCACCGGCCACGAGCGGCGCTCGTGGGCGTGGCGGTGCCGGTGCCCCTGCTCGCGCTCGCCGGGGCCGCGGACGCGACCAGCATCGGCTCGCTGGCGATCGTGACGGCGGTGTACGCCGCCGCCTCGTCCCGGCCGGTCCGCAGCCTGGTGCCGGCGCTCGCGGTCGTCGCGGCCTGCATGACCCTGGCGGGGGTCCTGGTCGCGGCCGACGTGGGTCTCTCCCGGGCCGGGGCCCTGGGCTTCTCCCTCCTGCAGGCGCTGCTGACCATCGGGGCGGCCGTGGTCGTGGGCTCGTGGGTCGGTGCGCTGCGAGAGAGCGTGCGCGCCCGCGCCGCGCAGGCCGAGGCGATCGCCCGGGAGCAGGACGCCCTCGTGGAGGCGGCCGTCGCGCGCGAGCGGGCCGACATGGCGCGCGAGCTCCACGACATCGCGGCGCACCACCTGACCGGGATCGCCGTGCTCGCCGGCGCGGTCGAGCGGCAGATCGACACCGACCCCGCCGGCGCCAAGCAGGCGGTCCACCAGGTGCGGTCGCAGAGCACCGCGGTCCTCCGCGACCTTCGCAGCCTCGTCGGGCTGCTCCGTGTCCGGGAGCCGGACGCCGACGCGCGGCCCGAGACGGTGGCGGGCATCCGCCACCTGGTGGCCGAGGTGACGGCCACCGGGCGGGACGTCGAGCTGACGGTGCTCGGCGAGGAGCCGGACCTGGGCCGGGACGTGGGACCGCTGGCGCAGCTCGCGGCGTACCGCGCCGTCCAGGAGGCGCTGGCCAACGCCGGCCGGCACGCACCCGGCGCGCCGTGCCGGGTCACCGTGGACGCCCGGGCCGACGACGCCGTGGTGGTGACCGTCCGGAACGCGCCCGCGCCCGCCGTACCTCCCGCGTCCGGCGGCAGCGGGTTCGGGCTGCTGGGCATGCGCGAGCGGGCCCAGCTCACCGGTGCCACCCTGGACGCCGGACCCACCGAGGACGGCGGGTGGCAGGTCACCCTGCGGGTCCCGCGCGAGAGGGAGACATCGTGA
- a CDS encoding serine hydrolase domain-containing protein translates to MSFVRSTGLAVLAAAMSVTALTGGTPAGAHADPAASAAPAAPAAPERGKRGRDAAIQRAVDRLVSRTGLPGAIATVRGGDGKVRTYRAGAGDLRTGRPIPRDPRVRLGSNNKTFTATVVLQLVAEGRVDLAEPVETYLPGLIRGHGNNGRRITVRQLLQQTSGLPDYDSIVLEGGGTLLSMARTYVEPHELVEAALAERRHFRPGTRWEYSNTNYIVLGLLAQRITGRPIGEEIERRIIDEIGLEDTYWPETGEQGIRGRHPRGYLAEKPGDPWVDLTRMDPSFGWAAGKLVGSPRDLGRFMTALLGGELLPPAQLREMKKTVRAPHFDPGPGWRYGLGLTTRRLSCDVRGWGHGGDIQGFETRNLVTPDGRWAVVAVNGLPNTLGMVSDVNRAVDTAICRS, encoded by the coding sequence ATGTCCTTCGTCCGCAGCACCGGTCTGGCCGTCCTGGCCGCCGCCATGTCCGTCACGGCACTCACCGGCGGGACGCCGGCGGGAGCCCACGCCGACCCGGCGGCCTCGGCCGCCCCGGCCGCCCCGGCCGCCCCCGAGCGCGGCAAGCGCGGCCGGGACGCCGCCATCCAGCGAGCGGTCGACCGGCTGGTCAGCCGCACCGGCCTGCCCGGGGCGATCGCGACGGTCCGCGGCGGCGACGGGAAGGTCCGCACCTACCGCGCCGGCGCCGGCGACCTCCGGACCGGGCGACCCATCCCGCGCGATCCCCGGGTCCGGCTCGGCAGCAACAACAAGACGTTCACCGCCACCGTGGTCCTGCAGCTCGTGGCCGAGGGGCGCGTGGACCTCGCCGAGCCGGTCGAGACCTACCTGCCCGGCCTGATCCGCGGCCACGGGAACAACGGACGGCGGATCACCGTGCGCCAGCTCCTGCAGCAGACCTCCGGCCTCCCGGACTACGACAGCATCGTCCTCGAGGGCGGCGGGACGCTGCTCTCCATGGCACGCACCTACGTCGAGCCGCACGAGCTGGTCGAGGCGGCCCTCGCCGAGCGCCGGCACTTCCGGCCCGGCACCCGCTGGGAGTACAGCAACACCAACTACATCGTCCTGGGCCTGCTCGCGCAGCGGATCACCGGACGCCCGATCGGCGAGGAGATCGAGCGCCGCATCATCGACGAGATCGGGCTCGAGGACACCTACTGGCCGGAGACCGGCGAGCAGGGGATCCGCGGCCGCCACCCCCGGGGCTACCTCGCCGAGAAGCCGGGCGACCCCTGGGTCGACCTGACCCGGATGGACCCGTCGTTCGGCTGGGCGGCCGGCAAGCTCGTGGGCTCGCCGCGGGACCTCGGCCGCTTCATGACCGCGCTGCTCGGCGGCGAGCTGCTGCCCCCCGCGCAGCTGCGCGAGATGAAGAAGACCGTCCGGGCGCCCCACTTCGACCCGGGCCCCGGGTGGCGCTACGGCCTCGGCCTCACCACCCGCCGACTCTCCTGCGACGTCCGGGGCTGGGGCCACGGCGGCGACATCCAGGGCTTCGAGACCCGCAACCTGGTGACCCCCGACGGCCGGTGGGCGGTCGTGGCCGTCAACGGGCTGCCCAACACCTTGGGCATGGTGTCCGACGTCAACCGGGCGGTGGACACCGCGATCTGCCGGTCCTGA
- a CDS encoding response regulator, giving the protein MVIRVVVADDQPLVRTGLVTLLGLEPDLEVVGTAADGREAVEVAQRLRPDVVCMDIRMPVLDGIAATRALSGPDVPDPIPVLVLTTFEIDDYLFGALEAGAAGFQLKDADPEVLVRAVRSVAAGNGTLDDSLTKRVVGEVLSRRRTQPVTAARGTDLLTPRELDIVLLLAQGMSNEEIAQSLVLEVSTVKSHLARILPKLGVRSRLQAAVWAYQNRIVDLPG; this is encoded by the coding sequence ATCGTGATCCGAGTCGTGGTCGCCGACGACCAGCCGCTGGTGCGCACCGGGCTGGTGACGCTGCTGGGCCTGGAGCCGGACCTCGAGGTCGTCGGTACGGCGGCCGACGGCCGGGAGGCGGTCGAGGTCGCCCAGCGGCTGCGTCCCGACGTCGTCTGCATGGACATCCGGATGCCGGTGCTGGACGGCATCGCCGCCACCCGCGCGCTGAGCGGACCCGACGTTCCGGACCCGATCCCGGTCCTGGTGCTCACGACCTTCGAGATCGACGACTACCTCTTCGGGGCGCTCGAAGCGGGGGCGGCCGGCTTCCAGCTCAAGGACGCCGACCCCGAGGTCCTGGTGCGTGCCGTGCGCTCGGTCGCCGCCGGCAACGGGACCCTGGACGACTCGCTCACCAAGCGGGTGGTGGGGGAGGTGCTGAGCCGGCGGCGTACCCAGCCCGTCACGGCGGCCCGCGGCACCGACCTGCTGACCCCCCGCGAGCTCGACATCGTGCTGCTCCTGGCCCAGGGCATGTCGAACGAGGAGATCGCGCAGTCGCTGGTCCTCGAGGTCTCGACGGTGAAGTCGCACCTGGCCCGGATCCTGCCCAAGCTCGGGGTCCGCTCGCGGCTGCAGGCCGCCGTCTGGGCCTACCAGAACCGGATCGTCGACCTCCCCGGCTGA
- a CDS encoding right-handed parallel beta-helix repeat-containing protein — MGPLRGCGIVVCLLVVSLTACSGDDPAGPRAAPSAGLVGPDGTPVEVPVPAGPTGTSYDVTDLGADPEPGTGDDAPAIREALATAEPGDEVVLPAGVYDLRSAEPGDEDANLLLADGVLLRGAGSSATVLRTSFDGEEGSAVVRGAGVEDATVSGVTISSEHDGDLGTDPDEEGPGGGPMYGVQIGEDDGEGSRRVLVDDVSVELFQRHGITVKASREVTVTGCRVADATSVGPGGSGYGIVVEGKPDQRDPGARNDSRHNVVVDNHLDGRHLRHGILLQFPTHHNLVADNVVDGGVLDAIDLHGEGEYLNEIRGNTVTGGDAAAVALGNSGGEENRHDASGEGNWIHDNRLVGNRQGVLVILGTPDTLIEDNEIVGRRDSEVGIELRNAPGTVVRDNTVTGADEEFWAISVTEDDGADGRGAGVATRVLIAGNRLTGLASGILVEAGRDIEITGNALDVEGTRLRVAEGAEVDEGAP; from the coding sequence GTGGGGCCCCTTCGGGGCTGCGGGATCGTCGTCTGCCTGCTCGTGGTCTCCCTGACCGCCTGCAGCGGCGATGATCCCGCCGGCCCCCGGGCCGCGCCCTCGGCCGGACTGGTCGGCCCCGACGGGACACCTGTCGAGGTCCCCGTGCCGGCCGGCCCGACCGGGACGTCCTACGACGTCACGGACCTGGGTGCCGACCCGGAGCCGGGCACCGGGGACGACGCTCCCGCCATCCGGGAAGCGTTGGCCACGGCGGAGCCGGGCGACGAGGTGGTCCTTCCCGCCGGGGTCTACGACCTGAGGTCCGCCGAGCCCGGCGACGAGGACGCGAACCTGCTGCTCGCCGACGGCGTGCTCCTGCGCGGCGCGGGCAGCAGCGCCACGGTGCTCCGCACGTCGTTCGACGGGGAGGAGGGCAGTGCGGTCGTGCGCGGCGCGGGCGTCGAGGACGCCACGGTCAGCGGCGTCACCATCAGCTCGGAGCACGACGGAGACCTCGGCACCGACCCGGACGAGGAGGGCCCCGGCGGAGGGCCGATGTACGGCGTGCAGATCGGCGAGGACGACGGGGAGGGCAGCCGGAGGGTGCTCGTCGACGACGTCTCCGTGGAGCTGTTCCAGCGGCACGGCATCACGGTGAAGGCCAGCCGCGAGGTGACCGTGACCGGCTGCCGCGTCGCCGACGCCACCAGCGTCGGTCCCGGCGGGTCGGGCTACGGCATCGTGGTCGAGGGCAAGCCGGACCAGCGCGACCCAGGGGCTCGCAACGACTCGCGGCACAACGTGGTGGTGGACAACCACCTCGACGGCAGGCACCTGCGCCACGGCATCCTGTTGCAGTTCCCCACCCACCACAACCTGGTCGCCGACAACGTCGTCGACGGCGGCGTCCTGGACGCCATCGACCTGCACGGCGAGGGGGAGTACCTCAACGAGATCCGCGGCAACACGGTCACCGGCGGCGACGCCGCCGCCGTCGCCCTGGGCAACTCGGGAGGAGAGGAGAACCGGCACGACGCGAGCGGCGAGGGCAACTGGATCCACGACAACCGTCTGGTCGGCAACCGGCAGGGCGTGCTCGTCATCCTCGGCACCCCCGACACCCTCATCGAGGACAACGAGATCGTCGGGCGCCGTGACTCCGAGGTGGGCATCGAGCTGCGCAACGCACCCGGGACGGTCGTGCGCGACAACACGGTCACCGGCGCCGATGAGGAGTTCTGGGCGATCTCGGTGACCGAGGACGACGGCGCCGACGGCCGGGGCGCGGGCGTCGCCACCCGGGTGCTCATCGCCGGGAACCGACTCACCGGCCTTGCGAGCGGCATCCTCGTCGAGGCGGGGCGCGACATCGAGATCACCGGCAACGCCCTCGACGTCGAGGGCACCCGGTTGCGCGTCGCGGAGGGGGCTGAGGTCGATGAGGGTGCACCGTGA
- a CDS encoding DUF6629 family protein: protein MSADLTAGVGLLPVAAVCLREVRTVRELPFASLPLLFALHQLTEALVWSGASDDVSAGVQHAAAMIYVLVAFPVLPILVPLAVLLLEPQGRRRRVAPFVVLGAVVAAYLLWAVLDGPVQVREEPHALVYDVDLTYGTMWAVLYIVAVIGPSVLSGYPSIVAFGLLNLVGLTVVAIVYVQAFASLWCVYAALTSTLVAVHMVLRRRLPDLHRLEGQAVVPA, encoded by the coding sequence ATGAGCGCCGATCTGACCGCTGGCGTGGGCCTGCTCCCCGTCGCTGCGGTCTGCCTGCGTGAGGTGCGGACGGTCCGGGAGCTGCCGTTCGCGTCGCTGCCGTTGCTCTTCGCGCTCCACCAGCTGACCGAGGCCCTCGTCTGGAGCGGCGCGTCCGACGACGTCTCGGCCGGTGTCCAGCACGCCGCCGCGATGATCTACGTCCTCGTCGCCTTCCCGGTCCTGCCGATCCTGGTGCCGCTCGCGGTGCTCTTGCTCGAGCCTCAGGGGAGGCGCCGGCGGGTGGCGCCGTTCGTCGTCCTCGGCGCAGTGGTCGCGGCGTACCTGCTCTGGGCGGTGCTCGACGGCCCGGTCCAGGTGAGGGAGGAGCCGCACGCACTGGTCTACGACGTCGACCTGACGTACGGGACGATGTGGGCCGTGCTGTACATCGTGGCGGTGATCGGCCCGTCGGTGCTGTCGGGCTACCCCTCGATCGTCGCCTTCGGACTGCTCAACCTGGTCGGGCTCACGGTCGTCGCCATCGTCTACGTCCAGGCTTTCGCGTCGCTGTGGTGCGTCTATGCGGCGTTGACCTCCACGCTGGTCGCCGTGCACATGGTGCTGCGCCGAAGGCTGCCCGACCTCCACCGCCTCGAGGGTCAGGCAGTGGTGCCGGCCTGA
- a CDS encoding response regulator, with product MELAGLYRDIVESSPDGIWVFDLEGRTVFANAAIVEMYGAGPGEPGPETVFETLDEQGRRQFAEHLDRVRDGYLNDAEVEVNFVRRDGTSLWTLVRESVLRDADGRVTAVLHRFSDYEARRAVLEDLYESRLRLSEAQRIARIGSWQWDVATGVVVGSPELFELYGTTRADSTISIDEFFDAVHEDDRETVRSALDDALERTGELAFVARVRGRDDWVWTRGRGVVHRDPDGRVLMSGTHQDITEARLAEIALEDQVAQNTLMQAVASAANEAGTLAEVLGHARSLVLLHDDWERCRGFVPSEDGETMVPLYVTEEDRLADEATPEQSAMEAELAHAAYRSRTSVWEPEQRLTIAFPVLLADEVCAVVTLTSAPPLYRHDMIRAMAEQVAVQLGRVAERERAQRELADARDQAMEASRQKSDFLATMSHEIRTPLNGVIGLNDLLLRTELTPDQLRLASGVQVASRALLSVINDVLDFSKIEAGRLELEVLDFEVRPLLDRVLGVLAETARSKGLELSGSCHPDVPEVLAGDPTRISQVLTNLVSNAVKFTDRGEVFVRATSEPGPDDTTVLRVEVTDTGVGVDEGEVEKLFAPFAQADASTTRVYGGTGLGLAISREIVEALGGTITYAPNPGGGSVFGFTAVLGPPSGTLVDVEDEYARTWLAGTRVLVVDDNAHNRLVLDEQLARWRVRATSVGSAAAAVRELESALAAGDPYDAALLDLAMPLRDGLSLAADVSARAGLSETVLLMLTSHADIDPETARAAGITECHTKPVLAGTLRGALLEHVAGVGGRSSAPAPVAAPGPRRRRVLVVEDNPVNQMVAVGLLESLGYAAETADDGLAALDILKRTSFDLILMDVQMPRLDGYAATRELRAREAADGTRVPVVAMTATAVEGERERCLAAGMDDFLTKPVDPTAMASVLAGWLDGTTAPAPPPPPPEPVTEPTVNPSSPVDGLDLERLDMLRDLDPGTTTYLDRAIGNFMANTPGAVEDIRAAIAAGDAPALRAAAHKLAGSALNLGVPYAGEAAQRIELLADTGTCDGAAELVPGLEEILERARVGLRAYQAAYQAGDSAPA from the coding sequence ATGGAGCTGGCCGGCCTGTACCGGGACATCGTCGAGTCCTCCCCCGACGGCATCTGGGTCTTCGACCTCGAGGGGCGGACGGTGTTCGCGAACGCCGCCATCGTCGAGATGTACGGCGCGGGGCCCGGCGAGCCGGGTCCGGAGACGGTCTTCGAGACCCTCGACGAGCAGGGACGGCGCCAGTTCGCCGAGCACCTCGACCGCGTGCGCGACGGCTACCTCAACGACGCCGAGGTCGAGGTGAACTTCGTGCGCCGGGACGGCACCTCGCTGTGGACGCTGGTGCGGGAGAGCGTGCTGCGCGACGCCGACGGCCGAGTCACCGCCGTCCTGCACCGGTTCAGCGACTACGAGGCCCGACGAGCGGTGCTCGAGGACCTCTACGAGAGCCGGCTGCGGCTCTCCGAGGCCCAGCGGATCGCCCGGATCGGCAGCTGGCAGTGGGACGTCGCCACCGGGGTGGTCGTCGGGTCGCCCGAGCTCTTCGAGCTCTACGGCACGACCCGCGCCGACTCCACGATCAGCATCGACGAGTTCTTCGACGCCGTCCACGAGGACGACCGGGAGACCGTCCGGTCCGCCCTCGACGACGCGCTCGAGCGCACCGGGGAGCTGGCGTTCGTCGCCCGGGTCCGGGGCCGCGACGACTGGGTCTGGACCCGGGGCCGCGGCGTCGTCCACCGGGACCCGGACGGCCGGGTCCTGATGTCCGGGACCCACCAGGACATCACCGAGGCCCGGCTCGCGGAGATCGCCCTGGAGGACCAGGTCGCGCAGAACACCCTGATGCAGGCCGTGGCCAGCGCGGCCAACGAGGCCGGGACGCTGGCCGAGGTGCTCGGGCACGCCCGGTCCCTGGTGCTCCTGCACGACGACTGGGAGCGCTGCCGCGGGTTCGTGCCCAGCGAGGACGGCGAGACCATGGTCCCCCTGTACGTCACCGAGGAGGACCGCCTCGCCGACGAGGCGACGCCGGAGCAGTCGGCCATGGAGGCCGAGCTCGCGCACGCGGCGTACCGGTCCCGGACCTCGGTGTGGGAACCCGAGCAGCGGCTGACCATCGCCTTCCCCGTCCTGCTGGCCGACGAGGTCTGCGCGGTCGTGACCCTGACGTCGGCGCCGCCGCTCTACCGCCACGACATGATCCGCGCGATGGCCGAGCAGGTGGCCGTCCAGCTGGGCCGGGTGGCCGAGCGCGAGCGCGCCCAGCGCGAGCTCGCCGACGCCCGCGACCAGGCGATGGAGGCGTCGCGGCAGAAGTCCGACTTCCTCGCGACGATGAGCCACGAGATCCGCACGCCGCTCAACGGGGTGATCGGGCTCAACGACCTGCTGCTGCGCACCGAGCTGACGCCCGACCAGCTGCGGCTCGCCTCCGGCGTGCAGGTGGCCAGCCGCGCCCTGCTCTCGGTGATCAACGACGTCCTGGACTTCTCCAAGATCGAGGCCGGCCGGCTCGAGCTGGAGGTGCTCGACTTCGAGGTCCGCCCGCTGCTGGACCGGGTCCTCGGCGTCCTCGCCGAGACCGCCCGGTCCAAGGGGCTCGAGCTCTCGGGCTCCTGCCACCCCGACGTCCCCGAGGTGCTGGCCGGCGACCCGACCCGGATCTCCCAGGTGCTGACGAACCTGGTCTCCAACGCGGTGAAGTTCACCGACCGCGGCGAGGTCTTCGTGCGGGCGACGTCCGAGCCGGGCCCCGACGACACCACGGTGCTGCGGGTCGAGGTCACCGACACCGGGGTCGGGGTCGACGAGGGCGAGGTGGAGAAGCTGTTCGCGCCGTTCGCCCAGGCCGACGCCTCCACCACCCGCGTGTACGGCGGCACCGGGCTCGGGCTGGCGATCTCCCGGGAGATCGTCGAGGCCCTCGGCGGGACGATCACCTACGCGCCCAACCCGGGCGGCGGCAGCGTCTTCGGCTTCACCGCCGTCCTCGGCCCCCCGTCCGGCACCCTGGTCGACGTCGAGGACGAGTACGCCCGCACCTGGCTGGCCGGGACCCGCGTCCTGGTCGTCGACGACAACGCGCACAACCGGCTGGTGCTCGACGAGCAGCTCGCCCGGTGGCGGGTCCGGGCGACGAGCGTCGGGTCGGCGGCCGCGGCGGTCCGGGAGCTCGAGTCGGCCCTCGCCGCCGGCGACCCGTACGACGCCGCGCTCCTGGACCTCGCGATGCCGCTGCGCGACGGGCTCTCCCTGGCCGCCGACGTCAGCGCCCGTGCCGGCCTGAGCGAGACGGTGCTGCTGATGCTGACCTCGCACGCCGACATCGACCCCGAGACGGCGCGCGCCGCAGGCATCACGGAGTGCCACACCAAGCCCGTCCTCGCCGGCACCCTGCGGGGGGCCCTGCTCGAGCACGTCGCCGGCGTCGGCGGCCGGTCGAGCGCTCCCGCGCCCGTGGCGGCCCCGGGCCCGCGGCGTCGGCGGGTGCTGGTGGTCGAGGACAACCCGGTCAACCAGATGGTGGCGGTGGGTCTGCTGGAGTCGCTGGGGTACGCGGCCGAGACCGCCGACGACGGGTTGGCCGCGCTCGACATCCTGAAGCGGACCAGCTTCGACCTGATCCTCATGGACGTGCAGATGCCCCGCCTGGACGGGTACGCCGCGACCCGCGAGCTGCGCGCCCGGGAGGCCGCCGACGGCACCCGCGTGCCCGTCGTCGCGATGACCGCCACCGCGGTCGAGGGCGAGCGCGAGCGCTGCCTGGCGGCCGGGATGGACGACTTCCTCACCAAGCCTGTCGATCCCACGGCGATGGCCTCCGTGCTGGCAGGCTGGCTCGACGGCACGACCGCACCAGCGCCCCCGCCCCCGCCCCCCGAACCCGTAACGGAGCCGACTGTGAACCCGTCCTCGCCGGTCGACGGCCTCGACCTCGAGCGTCTCGACATGCTGCGCGACCTCGACCCGGGGACCACGACGTACCTCGACCGGGCCATCGGCAACTTCATGGCCAACACCCCCGGCGCGGTCGAGGACATCCGGGCGGCCATCGCCGCGGGCGACGCGCCGGCCCTGCGGGCGGCGGCGCACAAGCTCGCGGGCAGCGCCCTCAACCTGGGCGTGCCGTACGCCGGGGAGGCGGCGCAGCGGATCGAGCTGCTGGCCGACACCGGCACCTGCGACGGCGCGGCGGAGCTCGTGCCGGGACTCGAGGAGATCCTGGAGCGCGCCCGCGTCGGCCTCCGCGCCTACCAGGCGGCGTACCAGGCCGGGGACAGCGCGCCCGCCTGA